A genomic stretch from Theobroma cacao cultivar B97-61/B2 chromosome 4, Criollo_cocoa_genome_V2, whole genome shotgun sequence includes:
- the LOC18601893 gene encoding calcium-binding protein CML24 — MASPLGSMEEMKEVFNKFDKNGDGKISRDELKSILSALGSPPSSDEVDRIMSMMDKDGNGYVDLDEFIAFHGTNINGNGDDSQCGNKELKDAFDMYDLDKNGLISANELHAVLKRLGEKCSLSDCRRMISQVDKDGDGNVNFEEFKKMMTNA, encoded by the coding sequence ATGGCGAGTCCTTTAGGTTCGATGGAGGAGATGAAGGAAGTGTTCAATAAATTCGACAAAAACGGCGACGGAAAGATCTCCCGCGACGAGCTGAAATCGATCCTAAGTGCCTTAGGATCCCCGCCTTCTTCCGACGAAGTTGATCGGATAATGTCGATGATGGACAAAGACGGCAATGGCTATGTCGATCTAGACGAGTTCATTGCTTTCCATGGAACGAACATCAATGGCAATGGCGACGACAGCCAGTGTGGGAACAAAGAGCTGAAAGATGCCTTCGACATGTACGATTTGGACAAGAATGGCTTAATCTCCGCTAACGAGTTGCATGCCGTGTTGAAAAGGTTGGGAGAGAAGTGTTCGTTGAGTGATTGTCGAAGAATGATTAGTCAAGTTGATAAAGATGGCGATGGCAACGTTAACTTCGAAGAGTTTAAGAAGATGATGACCAATGCTTGA